The DNA sequence TTCTAAGTGACAAACTTTTCTTGCAATTAACAATAGAGTCTGTACCATTGCAAATCCTGAGAAGATCGCACCAGCTACAAAGTAAGGAGGGTAGATTGTTGAGTGCCATCCTTTAATAACTGAAGTTGCGAAGTCAAAAGATACGGTAGTGTGTACTGAGAATACAAGTGGAGTAGCCAAACCTGCAAGAACCAAAGAAAGTTCTTCGAATCTTTGCCAGTGTTTTGCTTTACCACCCCAACCGAATGCAAGGAATGTATAAATTTTCTTAGTCCAAGGAGTTTTCGCTCTATCTCTGATCATTGCAAAGTCAGGGATTAGTCCCATGAACCAGAATACAGTTGATACTGAGAAATACGTAGAGATCGCAAATACGTCCCAAAGTAGAGGAGAGTTGAAGTTCCCCCAAAGAGAACCGAATTGGTTTGGTAAAGGGAATACCCAATATCCAACCCAAACTCTACCCATGTGGATTACAGGGAAGATTGCTGCCTGTACAACCGCAAAGATCGTCATCGCCTCTGCAGATCTGTTTACAGACATTCTCCATCTCTGTCTAAATAATAATAATACTGCTGAGATTAGGGTCCCGGCGTGACCGATACCTACCCACCATACGAAGTTGGTAATATCCCAACCCCAGTTAATAGTTCTGTTAAGCCCCCATGCTCCAATACCTGTCCCGATAGTGTAAGCGATACAGCCGAATCCATAGAGGAATAGAACTAGTGCAGCATATAGTGAGATCCACCATAATTTACCTGCTCTTTCTTCGATAGGTCGTGCGATATCTTCTGTAATATCGTGATAAGTTTTGTGACCAATAATTAGAGGTTCCCTTATCGGAGCTTCGTAATGTCCTGACATTTTTTACCTATTTATTATTTAAACTTTATTTTTCTACTCTGTTTCTTACTTTAGTGTGATAGAACACGTTTGGTTTTGTTCCGATCTCCTCAAGTAAATAATATCTTCTGTTAGATGCATATTGCTCTCTAATTGCAGAATCTTTATCATTCATGTCTCCAAATGTCATTGCTCCTGTAGAACAAGCTTTAGAACAAGCAGTCTGGAATTCTCCATCCTTCACTTTTCTTCCCTCCTTCTTAGCCTCAAGAATAGTATTCTGAGTCATTTGGATACACATTGAACATTTCTCCATTACCCCTCTAGTTCTTACAACTACATCCGGGTTAAGTACCATTCTTCCTAAATCGTTGTTCATGTTGAAATCGAACTTGTCATTTAGGTTATAAGTAAACCAGTTGAAACGTCTTACTTTGTACGGACAGTTGTTTGCACAATATCTTGTACCGATACATCTGTTGTAAGCCATATGGTTTTGACCTTGCTTACCGTGTGAAGTAGCCGCTACCGGACATACAGTTTCACATGGAGCGTGGTTACAGTGCTGACACATTACAGGCTGGAAGATTACATCCGGGTTGTCTGCAGGGTGGTTTAATGCACCTCCGTCTCCAAAAGCAGTACCATACAATTCAGGTACAGCCATTCCTTCTTTCAATCCTTCGTATACTTCTACTTTTTGTCTTGAAGAATAGTAACGGTCAATTCTTAACCAGTACATATCTCTTGACATTCTTACCTCTTCTTTACCTACTACAGGAACGTTGTTTTCTGCCTGACAAGCAATAATACATGCTCCACAACCAGTACAAGAGTTCAAGTCAATAGATAAGTTGAAGTGAGGACCATCTGTATCATCGAAAGCATCCCAAAGGTCGATTTTTCTCGCCGGAAGTGCTCCGCTGATTGTGTGATATTCCAAAGGCTTATTCCATCCTTTGTGCTCATCATCAAAAGCAACGTTAATGAATTCAGCTAAAGGAACTTCCTTCGCGATTTCATAACGACCCATTAATGTATTTTGAAGCTGGATCCCTGCAAATTCGTGATCTTCTCCTGTTTTTTCGATTTTAACACCTGAAAGAACAAGGTTAGAACCATCAAATAAAGGATAAGCATTTACACCAGTATCTGCAGTTGCCCCTGAGTTTTTCTTACCATAACCAAGTGCAAGACCTACAGATCCTTCAGCTTGTCCTGGCTGTACAAATACAGGAACGTTTTCTATTTTTACTCCGTTTACAGTAAGGTTTACAATAGAACCATCCAGCTGCATTCTTGCATTAAGATCGTTGTCAATTGCAAATTTCTCTGCATCTTTAGAAGAAATTGTAAGGTAGTTATCCCAAGACATTCTTGTAATTGGGTCTGGTAACTCCTGCAGCCAAGGGTTGTTTGACTGAGTACCATCTCCCATTGAAGTCTTAGTGTATAATACTAATTCTAATTCAGAAGCTTTGAAGTTTCCTAATTCAGCAACAGCCTGTGCACCGTTTCCACCTGTGTAAGATAAAGTTGTCGTGTTTGTAGAAGCGTTGATACCGTTATACAATGCTTTGTTGAAAGAAGTACCACCTAAAAGTGAAGCAGAGCTTGCTTTTAAATAATCGTAGTAATTGTTTGCTGCATTGTTTTTACCATTCTTCCAAACCAATAGAGATTCTTCAATCTGTCTTGATTTGTAGATTTTCTGAATAGTAGGCTGCATCAATGAATATACTCCTGTCTGTGGTTCGATATCTCCCCAAGACTCTAGCCAGTTAGCTACAGGAATTACAGCTTTCGCTGCTTTGTACATTTCATTTTTCTTATCTGCTACAGCAACTACGTAAGGAACTTTTGATAAAGATTTTTTGAAATCTTCTCCTTTTGGATGAGAGTAGATAGGGTCTACGTTGTTTGTAACCAATACACCAACTTGTCCACCATTTACCCATCCTAGGAATTCCTGGTATCTCGCACCGTTAAATTCTTTAAGGAAGTTTGCTTTACCAGTGAAAGCTACTGAACCTAATTTTTGGTTGATTAAGTGTGCTAAAACCTGTGCTCCTTTAGAACCGTCAGCAAAAACAACAGCTTTGCTTCCTTTTGCCTTCAATTCGTTAGCAATTTCAGTAGCAGTCTTATCAGAAGTACCGCCACCTACGATTGCATTGTAAACTTCAACTAAAGTCTTGTTTACAGCACTTGGTTTTAATCTGTATCTTGAGTCAGCATTAGCACCAGTTAATGACATGTTAGATTCCACTTGGATGTGTCTCAACATGTTTGCTCCCGGTTTTCTAGCCGCTGCATAAGAAGTTTCTAAGCTTGAAGCGTTATAGTCTCCTAAGAAATCAGCCTGGAAAGAAACTACCAATTCAGAACCTTTAAGGTCATAAACAGGTAATGCTCTTTGTCCGAATACTTCCTGAGCTGCATCTAATCCTGCAGAGTAAGGGAAAGCATCATAAGTTACTAATTCAGCTGTAGGATATTTAGCTTTGAATTCAGCGAATAACTTTTTGAAAGTTGGTGAAGCAAAAGAGTGTGATAAAACCACAATCTTTTTGCCAGACGCTTTAGCTTCTTCCAGACCTTTAATAACAAAACTGTCTACTTTATCGAAAGTTTCATCTTTACCGTCCAGTTTAGGCTGCTTTACTTTATCATTATCATAAAGAGAAAGTACACTTGCCTGAGCTCTTGCATTAGTTTTACCTAAATCGCCACCAGCCGGGTTTGGTTCAATTTTGATGGGTCTACCTTCACGGGTTTTTACTAAAACACTAGCAAAGTCGAAACCGTCAAAATATGTTGAAGCGTAATAATTAGGGACTCCCGGAATAATATCATGCGGTTTTACCACATAAGGAATCGTTTTGATTACCGGAGCTTCGCAGGCAGCTAATGTAACTGCTGCTGTAGAGAATCCTAATAATTTCAGGAAATCTCTTCTTGAAGTACTAGATCCGTTTTTCTCAGCATCTCCAAGGAAATCTTCTACCGGAATTTCTTCCTGAAACTCTTTCTGAGCCAGCTTATTATTCAAAGCTGGATCTTTAAGTTCATGAATACTTCTGAATTGTATTTTGTTTGAAGCCATTTATACTTCTAATTTTTTAGTTATTAATAATGACATTTACCACACTCAAGACCTCCAATTGCATCTACAGTGATCTTACCTCCATCTTGTGGATATTGTTTTTTCAACTTGTCGTGTAGATTTTTGAAGTACTCTTTATTATAACCG is a window from the Chryseobacterium indologenes genome containing:
- the nrfD gene encoding NrfD/PsrC family molybdoenzyme membrane anchor subunit; the encoded protein is MSGHYEAPIREPLIIGHKTYHDITEDIARPIEERAGKLWWISLYAALVLFLYGFGCIAYTIGTGIGAWGLNRTINWGWDITNFVWWVGIGHAGTLISAVLLLFRQRWRMSVNRSAEAMTIFAVVQAAIFPVIHMGRVWVGYWVFPLPNQFGSLWGNFNSPLLWDVFAISTYFSVSTVFWFMGLIPDFAMIRDRAKTPWTKKIYTFLAFGWGGKAKHWQRFEELSLVLAGLATPLVFSVHTTVSFDFATSVIKGWHSTIYPPYFVAGAIFSGFAMVQTLLLIARKVCHLEEYITMYHIEIMNIVIVLTGGMVTVAYATEYFIGWYSGSRFEDFTYLSPGAAVGPYWWAFWSLIICNLVVPASFWFKRLRTNIIWTFIVALIINIGMWFERFDIIVINLSRDYLPGSWTMFKPTIIDVGVYLGTIGFFSVLFLLYARTFPVIAQAELKSILKISGETYKAKEGDEHH
- a CDS encoding TAT-variant-translocated molybdopterin oxidoreductase, which produces MASNKIQFRSIHELKDPALNNKLAQKEFQEEIPVEDFLGDAEKNGSSTSRRDFLKLLGFSTAAVTLAACEAPVIKTIPYVVKPHDIIPGVPNYYASTYFDGFDFASVLVKTREGRPIKIEPNPAGGDLGKTNARAQASVLSLYDNDKVKQPKLDGKDETFDKVDSFVIKGLEEAKASGKKIVVLSHSFASPTFKKLFAEFKAKYPTAELVTYDAFPYSAGLDAAQEVFGQRALPVYDLKGSELVVSFQADFLGDYNASSLETSYAAARKPGANMLRHIQVESNMSLTGANADSRYRLKPSAVNKTLVEVYNAIVGGGTSDKTATEIANELKAKGSKAVVFADGSKGAQVLAHLINQKLGSVAFTGKANFLKEFNGARYQEFLGWVNGGQVGVLVTNNVDPIYSHPKGEDFKKSLSKVPYVVAVADKKNEMYKAAKAVIPVANWLESWGDIEPQTGVYSLMQPTIQKIYKSRQIEESLLVWKNGKNNAANNYYDYLKASSASLLGGTSFNKALYNGINASTNTTTLSYTGGNGAQAVAELGNFKASELELVLYTKTSMGDGTQSNNPWLQELPDPITRMSWDNYLTISSKDAEKFAIDNDLNARMQLDGSIVNLTVNGVKIENVPVFVQPGQAEGSVGLALGYGKKNSGATADTGVNAYPLFDGSNLVLSGVKIEKTGEDHEFAGIQLQNTLMGRYEIAKEVPLAEFINVAFDDEHKGWNKPLEYHTISGALPARKIDLWDAFDDTDGPHFNLSIDLNSCTGCGACIIACQAENNVPVVGKEEVRMSRDMYWLRIDRYYSSRQKVEVYEGLKEGMAVPELYGTAFGDGGALNHPADNPDVIFQPVMCQHCNHAPCETVCPVAATSHGKQGQNHMAYNRCIGTRYCANNCPYKVRRFNWFTYNLNDKFDFNMNNDLGRMVLNPDVVVRTRGVMEKCSMCIQMTQNTILEAKKEGRKVKDGEFQTACSKACSTGAMTFGDMNDKDSAIREQYASNRRYYLLEEIGTKPNVFYHTKVRNRVEK